A part of Lacerta agilis isolate rLacAgi1 chromosome 7, rLacAgi1.pri, whole genome shotgun sequence genomic DNA contains:
- the ZHX2 gene encoding zinc fingers and homeoboxes protein 2: MASKRKSTTPCMVRASEAMEQEPPKDCSMGRAVSGTPEQDASNGLVAGKESCENDCEVIEGKSSPANLARKPLGGYECKYCPYSTQNLNEFTEHIDTQHPNVILNPLYVCAECNFTTKKYDSLSEHNAKLHPGENNFKLKLIKLNNQTVLEQSIEATSSSVAVETPEIEVVPVGPSVTSKTTPVINVGKPKVEGRKVSLENHLDGIHHLVTETTEPITCINGAELLHDILAHVMPSVQLPPNINLVPKVPVPLNSTKYNSALDTNTTMISSFNKFPYPTQAELSWLTAASKHPEEQIRIWFATQRLKHGISWSPEEVEEARKKMFNGTIQPAAQTIAVLPAHVAAAKMPQPMIQTAVPCQILSQTGLVLTQVSNGSNVSPIALAVAANQGQKRSMQAQTAVPEVKRPHVVATEVLSKQIAPAAPTSTAAVPLSPVLLANDRKKTKEQIAALKASFIVSQFPDNAEVYRLIEVTGLSRSEIKKWFSDHRYRSQRGIVHITSESLAKDQVALVAARQGRNYNPFPDLIFQKFKGKSREQLGVLEESFIKSSFPTQSELERLRNEACMTRREVEAWFSERRKLRDTMEQAVLDLMGPSVRNKEEGASNGTIVPTEQFDICQAPTSLSRCSTAFAPSSQEQAHLLKSTFARTQWPTPQEYDELAAQTGLTRTEIVRWFKENRSCLRTGTLKWLDQYQQQYAADGYDEAKGPAATETASSSSEGVQQPSKEHQKPEKQDIEGMEKSECGDRGSQGNNENKGNVSWVEVTIDDDASDCMDSWGQAAPGSKAGFDSESIPGDTSRT; encoded by the coding sequence ATGGCTAGCAAAAGGAAATCGACCACTCCATGTATGGTTCGAGCATCTGAGGCCATGGAGCAGGAACCTCCCAAGGACTGTAGCATGGGAAGGGCAGTGAGCGGCACTCCAGAGCAGGACGCGAGCAATGGTTTGGTGGCCGGTAAGGAGAGCTGCGAAAATGACTGTGAGGTAATCGAAGGGAAATCCTCCCCGGCCAACCTGGCCAGGAAACCCCTCGGAGGCTACGAATGTAAGTACTGCCCCTATTCCACGCAGAATCTGAACGAGTTCACGGAGCACATAGACACCCAGCACCCCAACGTGATCCTCAACCCCCTGTATGTGTGCGCCGAATGCAACTTCACAACCAAAAAGTATGATTCCTTATCCGAACACAACGCCAAACTCCACCCGGGAGAGAACAACTTCAAGCTCAAGTTGATCAAGCTCAACAACCAGACCGTCCTAGAGCAGTCCATTGAGGCGACGAGCAGTTCGGTTGCCGTGGAAACCCCCGAAATCGAGGTGGTTCCTGTCGGGCCTAGTGTTACAAGCAAGACCACCCCAGTGATTAACGTTGGGAAGCCTAAAGTTGAAGGCAGGAAAGTTTCTTTAGAGAACCACCTGGATGGGATTCACCACCTGGTGACGGAGACCACGGAGCCTATCACATGCATTAACGGAGCAGAGCTTCTCCACGATATCCTGGCCCACGTGATGCCCTCTGTGCAACTCCCGCCAAACATCAACCTGGTTCCCAAAGTCCCCGTGCCGCTGAACAGTACCAAATACAATTCCGCACTGGACACCAACACAACCATGATCAGCTCCTTCAACAAGTTTCCGTACCCTACGCAGGCGGAGTTGTCGTGGTTGACAGCCGCGTCCAAGCATCCCGAGGAGCAGATCCGGATTTGGTTTGCCACCCAGCGTCTGAAGCACGGCATCAGCTGGTCTCCGGAAGAGGTGGAGGAGGCAAGGAAGAAGATGTTCAATGGCACTATCCAACCAGCAGCCCAGACCATTGCCGTTCTGCCCGCTCACGTCGCCGCTGCAAAAATGCCTCAGCCGATGATCCAGACGGCTGTGCCTTGCCAGATACTTAGCCAGACTGGCCTGGTTTTGACACAAGTCTCAAACGGGTCCAATGTTTCCCCCATTGCCCTTGCCGTGGCGGCCAACCAAGGGCAGAAACGGAGCATGCAGGCCCAGACGGCTGTCCCGGAAGTCAAGCGCCCACACGTTGTCGCCACGGAGGTCTTGTCCAAACAGATCGCCCCTGCTGCTCCGACGAGCACGGCCGCAGTGCCCTTGTCTCCTGTGCTGCTGGCAAATGACCGCAAGAAGACCAAGGAGCAAATAGCAGCCCTGAAGGCGAGTTTCATTGTCAGCCAGTTCCCCGATAACGCGGAGGTGTACAGGCTGATAGAAGTCACGGGCCTCTCCCGAAGCGAGATCAAGAAGTGGTTCAGCGACCACCGATACCGGAGCCAGCGAGGGATTGTCCACATCACGAGCGAGTCGCTAGCCAAGGACCAGGTTGCTCTTGTGGCTGCAAGGCAGGGGCGGAACTATAACCCATTCCCGGACCTCATTTTCCAGAAGTTCAAAGGAAAATCCAGAGAACAGCTGGGGGTCCTTGAAGAAAGCTTTATCAAGAGTTCTTTTCCAACCCAAAGCGAGTTGGAAAGGCTCCGGAACGAAGCTTGCATGACTAGACGAGAGGTTGAGGCCTGGTTCTCTGAGCGCAGAAAGCTCAGGGATACTATGGAACAAGCCGTCTTGGACTTGATGGGGCCGAGCGTAAGGAATAAGGAGGAAGGGGCTTCCAATGGTACCATCGTTCCGACAGAGCAGTTCGACATCTGCCAGGCACCGACCTCTTTGTCCAGGTGCTCGACAGCATTTGCCCCAAGTAGCCAAGAGCAGGCGCACTTGCTGAAGAGCACGTTTGCGAGGACACAGTGGCCGACTCCGCAGGAGTATGACGAGTTGGCGGCTCAGACGGGGCTCACGAGGACTGAAATAGTGCGTTGGTTCAAAGAGAACAGGAGCTGCCTGCGAACCGGGACGCTGAAATGGCTGGACCAATACCAGCAGCAGTATGCCGCCGACGGATATGACGAGGCAAAAGGACCAGCAGCCACCGAGACGGCAAGTAGCAGTAGCGAGGGGGTTCAGCAACCCAGCAAGGAGCACCAGAAGCCGGAGAAGCAGGACATAGAGGGCATGGAGAAATCTGAATGCGGTGACCGGGGTAGTCAAGGCAATAACGAGAACAAGGGAAATGTGAGTTGGGTGGAAGTCACCATCGACGACGACGCTTCGGACTGTATGGACAGCTGGGGTCAAGCAGCACCTGGAAGCAAAGCAGGTTTTGATTCTGAAAGTATACCTGGCGATACCTCTCGCACCTAA
- the DERL1 gene encoding derlin-1 translates to MSDLGEWFRSIPLITRYWFAGAIAVPLVGKLGLVSPFYLFLWPEAFINRFQIWRPITATFYFPVGPGTGFLYLVNLYFLYQYSSRLETGAFDGRPADYMFMLLFNWICIVITGLAMNMQLLMIPLIMSVLYVWAQLNRDMIVSFWFGTRFKACYLPWVILGFNYIIGGSIINELIGNLVGHLYFFLMFKYPIDLGGRNFLSTPQFLYHWLPNRRGGVSGFGVPPASMRRPAENRQGEGRHNWGQGFRLGDQ, encoded by the exons ATGTCGGACCTCGGGGAGTGGTTCCGGAGCATCCCGCTCATCACCCGCTACTGGTTCGCCGGCGCCATCGCGGTCCCTCTCGTCGGCAAGCTAGGCCTCGTCAGCCCTTTCTACCTCTTCCTGTGGCCCGAGGCCTTTATCAACCGCTTCCAG ATCTGGAGGCCAATCACAGCAACCTTCTATTTTCCAGTCGGCCCAGGAACGGGGTTTCTTTACCTGGTGAACTTATATTTTTTGTATCAGTATTCATCACGATTAGAAACAG GCGCTTTCGATGGAAGACCCGCCGACTATATGTTCATGCTTCTCTTTAATTGGATCTGCATAGTT ATCACTGGTTTGGCGATGAATATGCAG TTGCTGATGATTCCCTTGATCATGTCCGTACTTTACGTTTGGGCCCAGCTGAACAGAGACATGATTGTTTCATTTTGGTTTGGGACACGGTTTAAG GCATGCTATCTACCGTGGGTTATCCTGGGATTCAACTATATCATTGGAGGCTC TATCATCAACGAGCTGATTGGCAACCTGGTTGGCCACCTGTACTTTTTCTTAATGTTTAAATATCCAATAGACTTGGGTGGAAGAAATTTCCTATCAACGCCTCAGTtcct GTACCACTGGCTGCCGAACAGGAGAGGAGGAGTCTCTGGATTTGGTGTGCCCCCCGCCAGCATGCGCAGGCCTGCAGAGAACCGCCAGGGCGAAGGGAGACACAACTGGGGCCAGGGTTTTCGGCTGGGTGATCAGTGA